Genomic segment of Aulosira sp. FACHB-615:
AGCTGGGCTGATACCTGCCTTTTTAGTTGTATCTTTTTAAGTGCTTGGCTGGGATACCAAGATATTTTGATAGCTTATTACCTTCCTTTATTGATGGTGATTTTTGCTCAAATTGTGTGGTGGATAGTGAACTTAATTAAATATGGCAAACCCGCCAGCTATCACACTTACTCAGCTAAGTTTTGGGGAATTACATTATTTATTGCCATTGTGGCATTGTTTGGATTTAACTACGCTGGCATAACTTTATGGCTAACTTGTATTGCCGGAACTATTTACAGCATCGAAGAAATTGCGATGACGTTAATATTGCCAGTGTGGACGCATGATGTTTTGAGTATTTTTCATGCTTTAAAAATACGTCAGCAGCAATTACAAACAACCGATATTTCTACTGTCTAAAAATACATTTAATATCCAGGAACCAATATGGTACAAACTCCAGAAAAACCTGTTACTAAAATCCCACCTTCAAAACATGAATTTGCGGAAGTAATTCATCGTTTAGAAGCTGGCGGTTCAATGTTACCAGACACGCCAGAAAACTTAATGCAAATCATCGGGATTTATAAAGCTTACGCTGTCCCGATGGATTTTTACTGGCGTGACTTATTATATATAGCTGAACAGGTATTTTTAGAGCCATTTGCCTTTTTTAAATACTTCTTACCCAAAGAGTATTTAGACCTGCATAATCATTACGCTGGTGATACTGCTGATTTAAGAATTTGGCGTGGTGAAGCAACAGCCCATCCTGAACTTTTGGCATTTATGGAAAAGGGTGAAACCTTGAAAATGCCAAAATTATTGCATCACTTATTCCACGATCGCATCAACATGGAATTTGCGGAAGCTTGTATGCGGGCAATGCTTTGGCATAGACAGATGTATGCGCCAGTCAATCAATTTGATGCGTATCTCGACTCCGAAGAATACAAAGCCAACGCCGACAGGGCAATTAAAGCTTACTTCCAAGGCAACCCCGTAATGCTGGGACTGTACAAACTGTTTCCTGATATGTTTTTGGAACAGTGCCGCCAGATGTCCTACTACTCTAACCTCGGCTTGTTCTGGGAAGTCATGGCCCCGGTATTCTTTGAAATGTCCGACATCTACGACGAAGGTGGGTTTAAGGGTGTACCTGACGCAATGAACTTTTTGGTCAATGGCATATTTGCGATCGCAGGTCGTCCCATTTACCATCATGTTTATATCCGTGGGGAATGCTACGAAATTATCCCCAAATCAAAAGGCTTCACCTGGCTGTACGAAGCAGCATTACCCTACGTAGAAGCTGTATTCTACCGCACCGCCCCCTTTAGAGGCACAAAATCTTACAACGCCCAAGCCGGACAAGTGCCAGATGACCAAAAAGATTTCCACTACGGCATTCTCTACGCCGATGTCTTTCCTGTGGGAACTGCTGGTATTCCACCAACATTATTAATGCAAGATATGTTGCACTTTTTACCACAATATCTTGTTGATTACTACAAACAACATTGCCGTGGTGAAGACGATATGTTGATTCAGTTGGGTATTAGTTTCCAACGCTCAATGTATAACGTTACTTCTGCGGTAATTCAAGCCCTAAGAACTGCGCTTTTATATCCCTTAGATGACCCTAATCCTAAACATTTGCAAGCCAATCGTGAGTTTTTTGAACAGCAATTAAATCGCTTTACCCGCGCTGATTATGGTATGCGTGATGCTGCCCGTCTGCGGAATATTCAAACCCCAGATTATCGTTAATTAAACAGTGATGAGCTTTACTAATGACTGAACACAAGTTGATTTGAATTGAAGGCAGATACAACTTTTTCGTTCCCAATTAGTAAAGCTCTAGACAATGTAGATTAAGATTATTTAAAAGTTCTTTAATGGCTTCCTCTCCAGACCGAATTAGAGCTTCGATATAATTAGTAGGCGCATTTCCGCAACGTAGCCATATTACTTTGGGCGGTGAACCGTATAAACGGCTTCGCTCAACAAAGTCTGCATCTTGAGTGACAATGCAAAAATCATTCCTTTTAGCAAATTCCCAGATTTCAGTGTCAGTCCTTTCTTGGAGTGCATGAAACTGCACATGACTGGAATCAGGGAAAATATCTGCTAATCGAGTTGTCAGCTTGCGGCTCAAATTTTGATCAAATAGTAGCTTCAACCAGCACCTACCGAAGCAACAAGACGGTGTTCTCTGTCAGCAGCAAACTCTAAGCAAGCCCTGATGTCCGCTTCAGTCAACTCAGGAAAGTCTTCCAGAATCTCAGTATGAGACATCCCGACTGCTAACCAACCCAGAACATCGTACACAGTGATTCGCATCCGTCGAATACAGGGTTTGCCGCCTCGTTTGTCAGGTTCTATGGTAATAATGTCACGATAACTCATTTTGGTTGTTTATAATCTGTCTGATACGTCTCTAAGTTTAGAGCAGCCTGACACTGGGCTGCAACTTAGCCGTTAAATCGTTTTACTCATTGCTGCCCGACTGTGGAGTATTAAAAACCTACGTTTATTGGGCAAGATTGATCGTCGTGCAAACAAGAATGGGACTCCTCGTGTGAGGGGAGGTAAGGACGTAAAGAGGTGGTTCAAGGCACAGGCGACAGAGATGGCAGAGATATCGGTAGAAGTAATGTCTCCAACATCCATTCGACTGAAAGTCGAGTGAGTGTTAGAAGATTCAGGTTCATCCCAAAGTCGAATCAGGTAATCACGGCAAAATTGTGGCGATGATATTAAAACCGGAGATTTTGAAGTTGACACGAGTAAAATAGCTGTTGGCGATCGCCTTGAAGCTTGTCACCCAGATGATTAGTTGTTGTATAGGCTAAAATATTGAAACACATCACTGCAACTAAATAATTGATATGACAGCCACAGCGCGTGTTATTCATAGTGACCCTGACATAATGGGAGGAACGCCTGTTTTTGTCGGAACTCGTGTGCCAATGAAAACGCTGCTTGATTATCTTGAAGCAGGTGATTCAATAGATGAGTTTTTAGATCATTTTCCCAGTGTAAGACGTGAGCAAGCGATCGCAGCCCTTGAGTTGGCAAAGGAAATGCTGACATCGAGATGAAATTACTGCGGATACTCAACAAAGTTTAGCGGATTTCCGTGGAGGTAGTTTTCAGGCTCTATCAGCCAAAAGTGTAATTGCTCAATTGCGCGAATCTTTGAACCAAGAAGAAGAATGAGACTTCTGGTTTTAACGCCGAAATTTAAGTGAGCATTCTGTAAATTTGTGAAACGAAATGCTGACCTTCAGCAACAAATTGAAGACACTCTTCCGCAAATGGAAGCAAGAATAATTAACCGCAGATGGACGCAGATAAATTTGTACCTCAGCAGACGAGTAAAGGCTGTAGTGCAAATACTAACATTAATCAAAAAAGTCTTGAAAAACTTACTATTATTTTGCAGTGACCCAAAATAAATGTAGAGACATAGCATTACTACGTCTCTACATTTTTTCTCAATTTTTCACTTCTCTAATTAATTCGCTACTTCAGCGAGTTCAATAATCCGCCCTTCATAGTCTTTAATTAAGAAATTTAAAGGCTTTTGGTTGCGAATTTTAAATTTTAAACCACGGGTTTCTACCCGCAATAAAATCATTTCCAAGCAGTCACGGTCAAAACAAACGTGACGCTGTTGATTTTTGCTGCCTAAACTCGCTCCGGTAATGACGTGTAGCTGGGTATTCTTTTTCAGTTGATACCAGAGTCCTTCGTTAGCATTGTTCATTGTTTTGCCCGACCAACTGGGACTGGCGGACATATACAAAGGATCTATCGCCGTTGTGCCGATGGTTTGTTCATAGTTGTAGTAGTAGTGCAGAGGCACTTCTGCGGCTGGTAAATCGAGTAGCCCTTCGTACAACTGTCGAGCAATTTCCAAATCTGACACCATCACTGTGTGAACTTTGGGCGCACTGCTGAGAAACATCCACATCGCCCCAGCATAAGCCGCCAGCAGCATGACCATAATGCCTTGAGTCGAAAACAGACTATCTAAAGGCAGGGATGGTAAAAATGAGCCAAAAGTCAACGGGGCAAGTAAAAACTGCATTACATTAGCTGCTATAACCATGAACAAATTGAAGATTGTATAAGGGAGCCGCTTTTATTTTTATTGATAGAGACTAATATTAAGTCCTTGTCTTTAGTGTATCAATACTAAAGTGGTCTGATCTGGGACAGCAAACAGACATAAACGAAAATTTTACGGTTTGCACTCTGGGGCTATTGTTATAAACATTAATCTTAACAACTCTTAGCGAAAAGGCTTATGCAAATTCCTCATTTTCCCGAAACAAATCACCCGCTAGTTAAGTCGCTGTTTCATCACAATGACCAGGAACTGCTGAGTCTATTTCAACGATATCCAGAGGCTGGCAAGTATTTCACGGTGATTTTTTGTCGTTACAGCCCGATTGTATATACTTTAATTCAACATTCAGCGCGATCGCCTGTGCAGGCAGATTATCTGTTTGCCCTGACTTGGCGACATATCTATTACGAACTGGGCGGACTGGATTTAGAAAACCCCCAACCCGGACAAGAAGGTTTAACCTTACAAAATTGGCTAATTAACATCACAGCTTTTTGTATTAACGAGATTGAACTTCCACCTACGGAAGCCATTCATTATTCGCTGCAAGCCACTTCGCCGCCTTTATGGTGTTATGTGGAAAAAGCTTTAGACCAGCTACCCCCGATTTTACGTTTGATGGTGTTGATGGCACAAACTTTCCATTGGAGTGAAACCAGAATTGCAGCTTATTTGCAAGCGGAAGGTGAAAGAATTGCCCCTGCCGAAGTAGCCAATTTTCTCCAGGAAGGCTATCGTATGCTAGAGGCTAAATTACCTGCTGACATCCGCTCTATATACCTGGGAGAAGATTTGGTTCTATCATCAACTACGTAATATTGCTGGTGTTATTGGTAATTATGCCGCACAAAATAAAACTTTTACTGAAACTTTATACTTTAAGCCGAATTTCCACAGGTAAGTTTTATGCAGCAACGGCATTTTTTCCCATCTGCTCACACCTTAAATTCTAGAAGCTACGAATTTTGGCTGCTCAAGGGTATCACTACTGGGCGACGGGGTGATCATTTCCCATTTTTTAGTTTTTTCTTTTTACTGTTGACTTTTTTATTAACTCCAATTGTGGCCAATGCGAGTGATATTACTCAACAACTTCATCGTCCTGTAAACAGTTCGAGTTGGCAATATGACAGAGATGAAGCTGATAGTTTGCTGCGGATTGGTGAACAGCAATATCGCTCAGGTAATGCAGCAAAAACTATTGACTCTTGCTTACAAGCTTTAGAGATTTATCATTCCATTGGTGATGTCAGAGCTACCGGGTTAACTTATGAATTACTAGCTAAAGCTTATATTCAACAAGAGCGTTACAAAGAAGGGGAAGACGCTTTACGCCGAAGATTAGCGATCGCACGGGATAGCAAAGATTTTCAAGCCCAAATTTTTGCCTTAAATAATATTGCCGCAATTCTTCTGCAAAAAGAGGAAACTGTCGCCGCCGGAAAAGCTGTGCAAGAAGCATTAACTATCGCTCAAGGTGTGAACAATATCGAAGGGCAAGGACTTTCTTTGAGCAATTTAGGTTTAGTTACTGCCAGACTGGGTGATTATAACAAGGCGATTAAACTTTATGAAACTGCTTTAAGTTATCGCCGCCAAAAAAATGATCCAATTGGTGAAGCCAACACTCTGAATAATTTAGGTGATGCTTATCTGGCGGCGGGGAATTATCCCGATACCATCGGCGCTTATGGGTTAGCAATGCGGTTGGCGAGACTGAATGGCGATCGCAATATTCAATTACGCGCCATTGATGGTTTAGTCAAGGCGCATACTTCTGTCGGACGCAATGAACGCGCTTTTGAATTACTCCAAGAACGTTTAGTCATCGCCCAAGAATTACAAAATCTGCCAGAACAGTTAAAATCATTTGAATCTTATGCTGCATTCTATGAGCGGTTAGGTAATTATGCCACAGCCAAGAATTTTTACGAACGAGCAATTGCGATCGCCAATACTCTAGAAGACACGAAACGCGAACTGGTGTTAAAAGATAGATTAACAAAGTTGCAGAAAAAGCGCAGTTGATGTTTACGGGATTGGTTTTATCCAACTGTTGATTAAAATATGCGATGGAAAAGCAGATCCCCGAATTCTTGAAGAAGTCGGGGATCTATTTGTATTGAAGAAAAATATATCGTGGTTATCGACTCTGTGAGGTACAGGAAAAAATAATTAACCGCAGATGCACGCGGATGAACGCGGATGGAATTTGTGTGATTGACCTCAATTTGCTGCGACTATGTGATATAAAAAAAATAAATATAAATTAACTTAAAAAATCCTAATTACAGTCGGATTATTCAGTAATTCTTATTGTATAAATACCTAAATTAACACGATGTGCAACTTATTTTTTAAACCCCTCTCCAAACCTCTCCCCGACGCGGAGAGAGGCTTTGAGTCTTGCTCCCCTTCCCTGTCTGCGACACGCTGCGCGAACGTAGGGAAGGGGTTGGGGGTTAGGTTTAAGAGAAAGTTGCACACGACATAAATTAATCAAGATAAATATATTTATTGAGCAGGTTGCACTCTCCCTGATTGTTCCCAGAGTAAATAAAATTAATTATGCCTTTAGATTTAGAAAGATTTTATCAGGCTTGCAATCCTAGTCGCCCTCTGGTCATGGGAGATGCAAGCGATCGCCGTTATTATATCGATTTTGCGGCGGTGCGGGGCGGCAAAATTATTGAGGCTCTGCTGCGGACAATTACGCGAATTTCTCCTGATACTCCCACTTGTCAATTGTTTACGGGACATTTGGGTTGTGGTAAATCGACGGAATTATTGCGGTTGAAAGCCGAGTTAGAAGAGCAGAAATTTCATGTAGTTTATTTTGAGTCTACCCATGTCTTAGAAATGGCGGATGTGGATGTAACAGATATTTTACTGGCGATCGCAGGACAGGTGAGCGAAAGTCTGGAAGCGAAAAAAATCCGCCTCAAGCCGAGTTACTTCACGAAATTATTTACAGAAGTTGTCGATTTTTTACAAACACCAATTGACTTTGGTGTAGAAGCAGAATTATCTGTGGGGATAGCGAAAATCACCGCCAAAACCAAAGAAAGTCCCCAACTGCGGCGACGGTTAAGAGATTATCTCGAACCGCGTACCCAAAATATTTTGCAGTCCATCAATAAAGAACTCCTAGAACGCGCCAACAACGAACTAAAAAATCAAGGTAAGAAAGGTCTAGTGGTCATTGTTGATAACTTGGATAGGGTCGCAATTCGGCCTTTACCATCGGGGCGATCGCTGCCAGAATACTTATTTATTGAACGTGGCGAACAATTACGTAAACTAGCTTGTCACTTAGTTTACACTATCCCTTTGTCGTTAATTTTTTCTAATGATAGTGCCGAACTGCAACATCGTTTAGGTGGTGGGGTTGCGCCCAAGGTTTTACCGATGATCCCTGTACGTTTGCGTTCTGGGGAAATATTTAACCAAGGGCTATCACTGATGCGACAAATGGTCTTAGCCAGAGCTTTTCCTGACATTGAAGTGAGCGATCGCTTAAGCTTAGTTACAGAGATATTTGATAACCTGGAAACTTTGGATCGATTGTGCTTAATTAGCGGTGGTCATGTCCGGGATTTACTGGGGTTGCTGTTTGACTGCTTAAGAGAACAAGATCCACCTTTTGAGCGTGACTGTGTAGAACTAGTAATTCAACGTCAACGAGACTACCGCGCCCACGCCATTGACCCCCATGAATGGGAGCTAATTTTTCAGGTGGTAGAACAGCAAAGAGTTGGTGGTGACATCGCCTATCACGCTCTTTTACGCAGTTTATTTGTCTTTGAATATCGTGACCATCGAGGTGCTTGGTTTGCTGTCAACCCAGTTATCGCTGAGACACAAAAATTTCAATCATGGTTGAAGATTCACAAGCAGATATAAAATCAGCTAACAAGCGGGCTTTACGCAGTTTAAGCAGAGCAATTTCCCTATCGCGGGGACAATTTTCTGTAGTGTTGGTTTGTTGTAACTATCGGGTTTTACAAACGCAAATCCTCCAACAAATAGAAGCATCTGCATCAAGTCCAGTCCAGAAACTCGTGATTCCCCAAAATGCGAGAAGTCTTTACAGCACAATTCATATCCAGTTGCGGACTGATGAACCACAACCATCTGCATTGAATATTTTGGGTTTAGAATCGGTAGAACATATTGATGATTTACTCAGTTCAATTAATCAAATTCGGGATGAATTTCCCAAACGTCACCTATTCCCGATGATTTTTTGGGTGAATGATGAAATATTGCAAAAAGTCGTGCGGTTAGCACCAGATTTTGCGAGTTGGGCGGCGACACCAATTCGCTTTGAAATGACGACTACACAACTGCAAGATTTTTTACGCCAAGAAACTGACTCGTTATTTGCAACAGTTTTACCGACACAACATCAAGATAATTCAGGTAATGAGCAATATTCAACCTTAGAGCAAATCTGGGAACATAACGATGAACTGCATTTTGCCATTCAGGAATTACGTCATCGCGGAATTACTTTAGAACCAGAATTATACGCCAGTTTAGAGTTTGTGTTTGGCTTGGATAATTATGTGGGCGATCGCATTCAGCGAGCCTTAACTCATTTTCAACAAAGTTTAAAAGTTTGGCAACAATTAGCCTTAGAAAACTGTACTGAAAATTCTCTCTCCACCATTCCCAATACTTGGACTACGGAATTAGATATTCTCAGTAATCATACTTCACCTTTAGTCCGTCAAGGTGTATTACTTTATTATTTAGGTTTGTGTTATATCCGCCTCGCCGAACAAAATCAAATTGAAAATCGTCGTTGTTGGGATGAATCGAAAGCTTATTTACAACAATCATGTAATGTTTTGGAGTTGGCGCAACGATTTGATATTGTTGCCGAATTTATTAGTCAACTCGCAGAAGTTTTAGAACATTTAGAAGAGTGGTCAGAATTACAGACAGTAGCGCAAAAATCTTTAGAACTACATCAAATTTATGGTAGTCAAATTCAACTTGCTTGTGACTATGGTTTTTTAGCTCAAGTTGCTTTACAACAGTCGCGTTGGATGCAGGCGAGTATTTTAGCCCATGTGTCTTTATTAAAATTAGGAGAAGCTCAAAGACAAGGCGCTTCCCATCAATATTTATTTCCCTCTTTACTGGCGCAAATTTATTATTTAATTTTAGCCGAAGCCCAACAAAGTTTAGGCGACCATAAAATTGCGAACGAATATTTAGAAAAAGCTGCAAAAGCCCTACCGAATGCGTTGGAAAATAGCGCCCATCAATATAACGCCCATCGTTATATTCGCTTATTACGCACACTGCGATCGCTTTACTTTGCGGCTGGGCGATATTCAGAAGCTTATACTATCAGACAAAAACGGCGTTCTGTCGAACAACAATATGGTTTTCGGGCTTTCATTGGCGCGGGACGTTTACAACCCCAACGACAAGCCACTAACCCCGCTTTGATGTCACCTTCGGGAACCAGCAGCGTCGCCTTAGAAATTGAGGCTTCTGGGCGAGAAGGCGATATTAATAACTTAATTGGCAAAATTAGCCGTGCTGACCAAAAATTAATGATTATTCACGGTCAGTCTGGTGTCGGTAAAAGTTCTACCGTTAGCGCCGGGTTAGTCCCAGCCTTACAAAATCGTACCGTCGGCGACCAAATTGCCGTGCCTGTGGTAATTCAAGTTTACACAGATTGGGTGCGTGAATTTGGGAAAGCTTTAACGGCGGCGATGTCTCACATTCAGCGAGAAGAAGTCATAGAAGTCAGCGCATCTGATACCCATATCCCCATCACCACGGCTGATATTTTGACCAAATTAACTGAAAATGCCAATAAACATTTAATTACAGTTTTAATTTTTGACCAATTTGAAGAATTTTTCTTTACTTGTAGTCAGTTAGCAGAGAGGCAAAAATTTGATAGATTTTTGCGAGATTGTTTAAATGTTTCCTTTGTGAAAATCATCTTTTCCATCCGGGAAGATTATTTATATCGGTTGCTGGAATTTAAAAATCTCGCCGCCTTAGAAGCCATTGATTATAATATTCTTGATAAAAATATTCGATATCAATTAAATAATTTTTCCCCCGAATATGCAAAGGTAATTATTCAAAAATTAACCGAGCGATCGCAGATGAGTTTAGAACCTGCGTTAATCGAGGCTTTGGTCGAAGATTTATCCGCAGATTTGGGCGAAGTGCGACCAATAGAATTACAAGTTGTGGGCGCACAACTCCAAGATGAACGGATTAATACATTAGCCCAATATCAACCATATCGCCCCAACAAACTGATTGAGCGGTATATTAAAGAATTAATCAAAGATTGCGGCCCCGAAAATGAACGCGCCGCGTTATTAGTTTTATATTTACTCACAGATGAAACTAATCAAAGACCTTTTAAAACCCGTGCCGAATTAACTACAGAAATTGCTGAATTAGAAGATGCGGGTAAATTAGAATTAGTCTTGAATATTTTAGTTAGTTCTGGTTTGGTTGTGTTATTTCCTGATGTACCGGAACGCTATCAACTCATTCATGATTACTTAGTAGATTTGATTCGGTACTTGCAAGAACAAGAATCAAGTTTACAAGCCAAACTTGATCAATTACGCCGCAAAGTGGATCAAAGTGAATTTGAAATTGAACGCCTCAAAAGTGAACTGCGCCAAAAAAAGCAACAAGCTAGACTCCCAGAATCTCCGCCCCCGCAAGGGTTTGATTTAGTTACAGAATTACGAGAATTACGCAAGCGTGAAGAATTAAGTCAGTTAGAAATTGAACAATTAAGGTCGGTGCTGAAAGAAAAGGAACTCACAGCACAACTCGCAGCCGCCCAAGAAAAACAAAGGCTGAACGAAGCCAGGTTAAATCGTTCTTTGAAAGTTGCTTTATCGGTAGCATTTTTAGCAATTGTTGGCTTGTCAATTTCCATCATTAGCGTTTTAGATAGCGAAATTAAAACCCTGAGTGTTTCTAGTGAAGCTTTATTTGCATCCCAAAAAGGTATCGATGCGTTAAAAGAAGGAATCAAAGCCGGGAGAAAATTAGAACAGGCTATTTGGGTAGACCCCTCCACACAACAGCAAGTGCAAACGGCGTTATACCAAGCAGTGTCAGGTGTCAGGGAGATTAACAGGTTAGAAAGTCATACCGGAGGGGTGAATAGTGCTGTATTTAGCCGTGATCGCTTCTTAATTGTCTCCGGTAGCGCCGATAATACAATTAAACTCTGGCGGGCTGATGGTACTTTACTCAAAACTCTGTCGGGACATGAAGATATAGTTAACAGTGTTAGTTTTAGTCCCGATGGGCAAATCATCGCCTCTGGTAGTCAAGATATGACCGTAAGATTATGGAGTCGGGAAGGCAAATTACTCCACACCCTCAAAGGTCATACGGCTGTAGTGAATAGCGTGAGTTTCAGTCCCGATGGGCAAGTTATCGCCTCAGCCAGCACCGACAACACCGTAAAATTATGGAGTCGTGATGGAAAACTACTCCGCACCTTAACCGGACATCAAAGTTCTGTTTTAGATGTAGCTTGGTCGCCGGATAATCAAATTCTCGCTTCAGCCAGTGCTGATCAAACTATCAAACTTTGGAACCGGGAAGGTAAATTACTCAAAACTTGGCCAGCACATAATGATGCTGTCAAAAGTCTAGCTTGGTCGCCCGACAGTAAAACCCTTGTTTCTGGCAGTTTAGACCAAACAATTAAACTCTGGAATCTCCAAGGTCAACTCATCAGAACTTTTTCTGGTCACACAGCAGAAATCACCAGCGTCAGTTTTAGTCCCAATGGTCATACAATTGCCTCAGCTAGTCTCGACCAAACCGTGAAATTGTGGAGTCCCACAGGTTTACTGTTGGGGACTCTCCGGGGTCATAACAATTGGGTAAACAGTGTGAGTTTTAGTTCTGACAGTCGGACTGTGATTTCCGCGAGTCGTGACAAAACTGTGAAACTTTGGCGCTGGGATGATGTGCTGTTACGTAACCCCAACAGCGACCAAGCTGACTGGATTACCAGTATCAGTTTTAGCCCTGATAGCCGCAATATCGCCGCCGCCAGTCGAGATTCCACAGTCAAAATCTTAAATAGCCAAGGGCAAATTTTACGCACCTTCTCAGGTCACAAAGGTCAAGTTTGGGGGGTGGCTTGGTCAAGGGATGGTCAAAATATTGCCTCAAGTAGTAAAGATAAAACCGTCAAGCTGTGGAGTCGGGACGGTAAACTGCTGCATACTTTAACAGGTCATCAAGATACAGTATTGGCGGTAGCTTGGTCGCCCGATGGTCAAGTTATCGCCTCAGCGAGTAAAGATCAAACCGTCAAGCTGTGGAATCGGGATGGCAAACTGCTGCACACTTTAACAGGTCATCAAGACGCTGTAAATTGGGTAGATTTTAGCCCTGATGGTCAATTGTTAGCCTCCGCCAGCGACGATAAAACAGTGATGATTTGGAGTCGGGACGGCAAACCACAAAAAACTTTAAAAGGTCATAATCGTCCGGTGAATGGTGTGGCTTGGTCTAGTGATGGTCAAACTTTAGCTTCCGCAAGTATTGATAGCACAGTTAAAATTTGGAGTCGAGACGGTAAACTACTCAATGATATTTCGGGAGACGGTGATAGCTTCATTAGTGTGAGTTTTAGTCCTGATGGCAAAATGTTGGTA
This window contains:
- a CDS encoding P-loop NTPase fold protein; translated protein: MPLDLERFYQACNPSRPLVMGDASDRRYYIDFAAVRGGKIIEALLRTITRISPDTPTCQLFTGHLGCGKSTELLRLKAELEEQKFHVVYFESTHVLEMADVDVTDILLAIAGQVSESLEAKKIRLKPSYFTKLFTEVVDFLQTPIDFGVEAELSVGIAKITAKTKESPQLRRRLRDYLEPRTQNILQSINKELLERANNELKNQGKKGLVVIVDNLDRVAIRPLPSGRSLPEYLFIERGEQLRKLACHLVYTIPLSLIFSNDSAELQHRLGGGVAPKVLPMIPVRLRSGEIFNQGLSLMRQMVLARAFPDIEVSDRLSLVTEIFDNLETLDRLCLISGGHVRDLLGLLFDCLREQDPPFERDCVELVIQRQRDYRAHAIDPHEWELIFQVVEQQRVGGDIAYHALLRSLFVFEYRDHRGAWFAVNPVIAETQKFQSWLKIHKQI
- a CDS encoding DUF433 domain-containing protein; protein product: MSYRDIITIEPDKRGGKPCIRRMRITVYDVLGWLAVGMSHTEILEDFPELTEADIRACLEFAADREHRLVASVGAG
- a CDS encoding tetratricopeptide repeat protein produces the protein MQQRHFFPSAHTLNSRSYEFWLLKGITTGRRGDHFPFFSFFFLLLTFLLTPIVANASDITQQLHRPVNSSSWQYDRDEADSLLRIGEQQYRSGNAAKTIDSCLQALEIYHSIGDVRATGLTYELLAKAYIQQERYKEGEDALRRRLAIARDSKDFQAQIFALNNIAAILLQKEETVAAGKAVQEALTIAQGVNNIEGQGLSLSNLGLVTARLGDYNKAIKLYETALSYRRQKNDPIGEANTLNNLGDAYLAAGNYPDTIGAYGLAMRLARLNGDRNIQLRAIDGLVKAHTSVGRNERAFELLQERLVIAQELQNLPEQLKSFESYAAFYERLGNYATAKNFYERAIAIANTLEDTKRELVLKDRLTKLQKKRS
- a CDS encoding DUF433 domain-containing protein, which produces MTATARVIHSDPDIMGGTPVFVGTRVPMKTLLDYLEAGDSIDEFLDHFPSVRREQAIAALELAKEMLTSR
- a CDS encoding glyoxalase-like domain protein — encoded protein: MVIAANVMQFLLAPLTFGSFLPSLPLDSLFSTQGIMVMLLAAYAGAMWMFLSSAPKVHTVMVSDLEIARQLYEGLLDLPAAEVPLHYYYNYEQTIGTTAIDPLYMSASPSWSGKTMNNANEGLWYQLKKNTQLHVITGASLGSKNQQRHVCFDRDCLEMILLRVETRGLKFKIRNQKPLNFLIKDYEGRIIELAEVAN
- a CDS encoding CDP-alcohol phosphatidyltransferase family protein, which codes for MNLTLIPSGLVMFRFLIAPFLLWDAWDGDTSIWFLVGFTAAFLSDIFDGIIARRLGVSNAKLRQADSWADTCLFSCIFLSAWLGYQDILIAYYLPLLMVIFAQIVWWIVNLIKYGKPASYHTYSAKFWGITLFIAIVALFGFNYAGITLWLTCIAGTIYSIEEIAMTLILPVWTHDVLSIFHALKIRQQQLQTTDISTV
- a CDS encoding CO2 hydration protein is translated as MVQTPEKPVTKIPPSKHEFAEVIHRLEAGGSMLPDTPENLMQIIGIYKAYAVPMDFYWRDLLYIAEQVFLEPFAFFKYFLPKEYLDLHNHYAGDTADLRIWRGEATAHPELLAFMEKGETLKMPKLLHHLFHDRINMEFAEACMRAMLWHRQMYAPVNQFDAYLDSEEYKANADRAIKAYFQGNPVMLGLYKLFPDMFLEQCRQMSYYSNLGLFWEVMAPVFFEMSDIYDEGGFKGVPDAMNFLVNGIFAIAGRPIYHHVYIRGECYEIIPKSKGFTWLYEAALPYVEAVFYRTAPFRGTKSYNAQAGQVPDDQKDFHYGILYADVFPVGTAGIPPTLLMQDMLHFLPQYLVDYYKQHCRGEDDMLIQLGISFQRSMYNVTSAVIQALRTALLYPLDDPNPKHLQANREFFEQQLNRFTRADYGMRDAARLRNIQTPDYR
- a CDS encoding DUF5615 family PIN-like protein: MKLLFDQNLSRKLTTRLADIFPDSSHVQFHALQERTDTEIWEFAKRNDFCIVTQDADFVERSRLYGSPPKVIWLRCGNAPTNYIEALIRSGEEAIKELLNNLNLHCLELY
- a CDS encoding sigma-70 family RNA polymerase sigma factor, translated to MQIPHFPETNHPLVKSLFHHNDQELLSLFQRYPEAGKYFTVIFCRYSPIVYTLIQHSARSPVQADYLFALTWRHIYYELGGLDLENPQPGQEGLTLQNWLINITAFCINEIELPPTEAIHYSLQATSPPLWCYVEKALDQLPPILRLMVLMAQTFHWSETRIAAYLQAEGERIAPAEVANFLQEGYRMLEAKLPADIRSIYLGEDLVLSSTT